The genomic segment TTCAATGGTAATATATAGCTTAAGCGTTCGATTATAGACAGGAGGATCGAGTGAGCGTTAAGATCAGATTGAAAAGGTTCGGCACAAAGAAGAGGCCGTACTACCGGATTGTTGTAATGGATTCCCGCGCACCCCGGGACGGCCGCGCTATCGAAGAGGTCGGACTGTATCACCCTATCGAAGTGGAAGAGAAACAGTTGAGCATCAAGGAAGAGCGTATCCGTGAGTGGATTTCCAAGGGGGCTCGTCCTACAGACACTGTTAAGCGGCTTCTGAATAAGCTGAACCTCTACATGAAATAAGGGTCGCGGAACAACAGATAAACAAGCAAGGATTATTGCGTGGAAAAAGATCTCGTTGAGTATATTGCGAAATCTCTCGTGGACGACCCTGCTGAGGTCGTAGTCAATGTTATCGAAGGTGAGAAGTCCACTATTCTGGAACTGAGGGTCTCTCCCGACGATATCGGTAAAGTCATCGGTAAGCACGGTCGGATTGCCAAAGCTGTTCGAACGATACTGAGCGCTGCAGCGACGAAGACCGGCAAGAGGATCGTACTGGAAATTCTCGATTAATGGAACGGATTACCGTCGCGCGGATCGGCAAAACCCATGGTGTAAAAGGCTACGTCAAGGTGAACAGCTTCTCCGGAAGCTACGATCATTTTGGCGACATCGAAGAGGGTACCCTGGTTTTCCGGCACGGTAAGGAGATCTCCGTTCGAATCGAGGAAGTCGTCCCTTTCGGCGACCGGGTGCTGCTGAAGTTTGTCGGCTACGATTCTCCGGAAGCCGCCCGTACTTTAACGGGCGGGGAGCTCTGGGTCGATAAAAAGCATGCCGCCCCGCTGGGAAAGGACGAATACTATATCGCCGATCTCAAAGGCTGTTCGGTTTTTTTTGGAGATCGGGACTGCGGTTCGGTTATCGGTGTAGCCGAAACAGGTCAGGCCGACCTGTTGGAGATCAAAACCCCGGACCGGGGATTCCGTTATCTGCCCCTCAAGGACGAGTACGTCGGCGGGGTGGATACAAAGGCCGGGAGGATTGAACTGAAGGTCGACTGGATTCTGGAATGAAGGTAAGTATCCTTACTCTTTTTCCGGAAATACTGGAGGGCTATTTTTCGTCCTCCATTATGGCGAAGGCTGTTGATCGGGGGCTTTTCTCTTACAGGCTGATCAACTTCCGGGAGTTCGCCTTCGACAGACACCGGACCTGTGATGATGCCCCCTACGGCGGCGGAGCCGGCATGGTTCTGAAGCCCGAACCGGTGGCAAAAGCCCTCGATTCGGTGGGGATCGCCGGAAAGCGGGTTATTTATCCCAGCCCCTCGGGACGATTGTTTCGCCAGTCCATGGCGGAAGAGTTCTCCCGGGAGGAAGAGCTGGTTATTATCTGCGGGCGTTACGAAGGCCTGGATCAGCGCATAATTGACCGTTATGTCGATGATGAGGTCTGTGTCGGTGATTATGTGCTCTCTTCGGGAGAAGTGGCGGCCATGGTCATAACAGATGCGGTGTATCGTCTGCGGGAGGGGATAATAAGTGCCGAGTCCCTGGAGGAGGAGAGCTTCTCCGACGGACTGCTCGAGTATCCCCATTACACGCGCCCTGAAGTCTTTGAGGGCGAAAAGGTGCCGGAGATTCTGTTGTCCGGGCATCATGAAAAGATACGGGAATGGCGAATGCGGCAGCGTCTGGCAAAGACCCTGCGAAACCGTCCGGATCTGCTTGAGAACAGGAACCTCGATGACGGGGAAAAGAGACTGTTAGAGGAACTGCGAGAAAAACAGGAAATCAGGGAGGAGAGAACCCATGAATACCATTAATGCCATTGAAGCTGAACAGATGAAGGAAAATATCGACGAGTTCCGCATTGGCGATACCGTTAAGGTCCACTTTAAGATTGTCGAAGGAACAACCGAGCGTGTTCAGATCTTCGAAGGTGTTGTAATTGCCAAAAACAACAGCGGAATCCGTAAAACCTTCACCGTCAGGAAGATTTCCTACGGCGTGGGTGTGGAGCGTGTATTCCCCCTTCACTCGCCACGGGTAGAGAGGGTCGAGGTTGTACGCCGCGGCCGTGTTCGCCGTGCCAAGCTGTACTACCTGAGAAGCAGAGTGGGTAAGGCTGCCAAGGTTACCGAACTTATCCGGCGGAAACAGCAGAAGTCCAAGGCCGAGCAGGCCTGATCCGCTGCCTTTATGATCAGCCCAGTCCGCGGTACGCTGAGCTTCAGCGGCGGTGGACCTGGTCCGATATTCCGGTCCGGGCGCTTACTGACGGTTATCGTCCGTCAGAGTGGAACCCGGGGGCTGATTATCGAAGCTGACGGAAAACGTTTCAGAGTCTCATCAAATATCCCCTTACAGAAAGGGGATGTTTTTGTGTCCAGGGTAGAAAACGGACCCCGGGGAATATTCCTGAAGATCCTCGAGAGTCCCGGAGATTATTCTTCCACAGACGTCCACCGGCTTTCTGAATTGATGCGTCAGGAACCGGAACTCGTTCGCGCCCTGATTCGTTCAGGACTTTCCCTGAACGATGAGAACATCAAGCGGTATCGGCGCTTTGTAAGCGAAAAAAAAGGCAGGGAACGGGAGGAGTATGCCAGGTATCTGACTCTCCTGGACGAAAAAAACATGCTGCCTTTGCTGGAGCCGGAAACACCGGATTTTTTGAAGGATAAAGAGGAACAGGATACACCGGAAAGCAAGGATACATGGAGGGATGTTTCCGTCGATCCCACCGGTATACGCGGGATTCTGCTGAGAAAATCCTCTTCTGTGACCGAAACTGCCCTGTTCAATCATAAAAAGAGCGGCAAAAAAGATCATTGGATGAAAATTCCCATGCGCCTGAAAATAGGAGAAAAGGTATTGTCCGGTGAACTTCGGCTGAGGATCGGTCTTTCCGAACGGGTCCTTCTGGATGGAATACTGAAACTTGTTGACGAGTCTGCCAACCCCGGGGAGTCCTGGGTCTTCGGAATTTCGGATACCCCTGAACGGTCCTTCTATCTTATCGAGCATCCTCCGGTGGATAAGGAAAAACTGGCAGGTTTTATTCAAAAAGTACGAAAACTGGGCTTCCCGTATGTCGATACTCTAAGTAGGGGAGATTTCGACGGCTTCTCTATTTCTGATACCAAAATCCCGAGGGGTGTGGACGCACAGGCATGAAGAACGCCAGGCAGGAAAGGGCTGTAAGTCTCAAGTACGATCCGGCATTACCGGCACCCTTCGTAACTGCCAGAGCAAAGGGATTTCTCGCCCGGCGTATGGTGGAGATTGCGGAAGAATCAGGGATTCCTGTAATATCTACAGGACAGACAGCGGAGGATCTCTTTTTCCTTGAACCCGGCGAATTTATCCCTGAGTATCTTTTTGCTGTAGTTGCGGAAATATTTGCATTTATATACAGTGTACAGGAATCCTGATGAAAAAAATACCAGTAGATGATCTGAAAGCCGGAATGAAGTTTGACCAGCCCGTGTATATAGACGGGGAGAATATCCTTGTGCCTGCGGAAATCCGCATTACCGAGAAGGACATTTCCCGTCTGCGAAAATGGGAAATAGAAAGTGTGCAGACCGCCGGTTCCGTTATTGACGAAGAGGAAGAGCGCAAGACAAAGGAACAGACCATCCACGATCTCAAGGAGTCCCGCACCTACAAGGAGCTCCTGCAGATCTACCTGGCCGCTATAAAACAGATAAATGTTCTCTTTGCGACAATGAAGCAGGGAAGAAGGGTTACCACCAGGGAATTCAACAAGGTAGCGGAACTGCTGTTTCAGACCGTTAAACGGTGCCCGACGGAAATGACCGGGATAACTATCCGGACAGACAAGAACCATCAGGGACTGGCGGTCAGTTCCGTAAACTGTGCGATTCTCGCACTGGTAACCGGAATAAACCTTAAACTGGATAATACCAAGTTGCACAGTCTGGCGGTTGGAGCGCTTCTCCACGATATCGGAATGCTCAAGATGCCGGATGCGATTCTCAACAAGACAGGTGATCTGCACGAAGCGGAATATAAAACCATATATACCCACACGGTTCACTCCTACAACGTCATTACAAAAGAACTGGGATACCCTGAGGATATAGGTCTTATCGCATTGCAGCATCATGAACGGTGGGACGGAAAGGGGTATCCTCATCAGATTTCCGGTGAACAGATTTATATCCTGGCCCGTGTCGTGTCCCTGGTGGATTCTTTTGAGGCGATGGTGAGGGATAAGCCCTACCGGGACTCCATGATTGGCTACAGCGCCATGAGACAGATTCTCAACGATAATTCCAGGCGTTTCGACAGCAGCATAGTCAAGGTGTTTCTCAAGAGTATGGGTATCTACCCCCTGGGGAGTGTGGTTATTCTGAATGATGGTTCAATAGGAAGTGTGGTCCGTACCCATGCATCCGTGCCTCTCAGACCGGTTGTCAGAATCCTGATGGACAGCGACGGCAAGCGGTATGAAAACGATGATGGTGAAACCATCGATCTTCTTGAAACTAAAACCCTTTTTATAGTACGGGCTATAAATCCCAGGGAGCTGGGAAACAGGCAGGAGAACAGATGAATCGGTCACAGCAGGGCAGGTCGGGAGAACAGGAAGCAGCCTGTTATCTGCAGAACCTGGGGCATGATATTGTTACACGGAACTACTCTGCCCGAAACGGAGAAATCGATCTGATAACCAGCCTTGATGAACGTCTCCATTTTGTGGAGGTTAAGAAATGGATTCTACCCCGGGAAAATCTCGAGTTTTCCATAAACCGGCGTAAAATTCACCGAATCAGACGTACCGCCGAGGATTTTCTCGCAAAGAACAGCAGATTCCGGAATTGGGAAAAACAGTTTGACGTGGTATATATATCAGAAACGGACCGCTGCGTGCATTACATACCCCAGGCCTTTGAAGGTGGAGCAGAATGATAAGAATCGCAAAGCCAACGGATCCAAAAAAGATAGCCGAATTGAAAAAGAAGATTAACGATAAAAAGTATCTGGATGCAGCTATACAAACCCTAGCTCATACAATAACCAAAGAAATTCTGCACATCGACGAGGTATGATCAATGGACCAGGAAAACCGGAATAAGAATGCCAGCCAGAAGTCAGGCGGTCGCTCCCGATCTTCTCAGCGGGGAAAAAGAAGGGGAGGAAGAGGCGGTTCGAATAAGCGCTATTATTCCGAGTGCCCTATCTGCGGCAAGGGCGTACGGGACCTCCTTACGGCGGTTGCCTGGGGGGATGAGCGAAAACCGAGCCATTTTGACTGTGTTCTCAAGGCAATAGCGGATCAGGAAGATGTTCAGGGGAAAGAAAAGGTCGTATACCTGGGGGCCGGGAGTTTCGGCATAGTCAAATTCCGCTCCGGGACGGGATCTTCTCCCCGTTTTACCGTCCGCAAGAGGGTTCAGCTTGAAGAGAAGGAAGAAAAACTGGACTGGCGAAAAAAGGTCAGCAGGGATATCAGATAAGAAAAAAAACGGCTGCAGAAAGCAGCCGTTTTTTTGTCGGTAACGCAGAATGTTCAGTTCTGTTCCCGCATGAGAGAGATTACCTGGTAGGCTTTTTCCTTGACCGGACGGATGTAGTTCCCGTTCTGAGCTATCTGAACAACAGCAGCATAAACCTGGCGGTTGTTGTTGGTGGAACCGTTCTTTTCTATGAGCTTCTGGATGGCTAAAAGTGATGCGTGGGCGAAATTGTCGTTCGGGACCATCTGGTCCTGATTCTGAAGTGCGAAGGCTATGGCGCGGCTTACCTCACCCTCTTCATCTATACCGATTGTGCCGAGTGCATAGGCTGCTTCCGCAAGTACGACAGGATCGTCATCGGTCTTCAGAACATTCAGAAGGGTATCCTTCGAGTTTTCTCCCCCAAGCTCTCCAAGAAGCCTGCAGGCTTCACGGCGAACGGTGGGAAAATAGTTCACGGTCCTGTTGTTTTCCCTTACGATCCGGCTGATTCCCTCTTCAGAGA from the Marispirochaeta aestuarii genome contains:
- the rpsP gene encoding 30S ribosomal protein S16 is translated as MSVKIRLKRFGTKKRPYYRIVVMDSRAPRDGRAIEEVGLYHPIEVEEKQLSIKEERIREWISKGARPTDTVKRLLNKLNLYMK
- a CDS encoding KH domain-containing protein; the encoded protein is MEKDLVEYIAKSLVDDPAEVVVNVIEGEKSTILELRVSPDDIGKVIGKHGRIAKAVRTILSAAATKTGKRIVLEILD
- the rimM gene encoding ribosome maturation factor RimM (Essential for efficient processing of 16S rRNA), which codes for MERITVARIGKTHGVKGYVKVNSFSGSYDHFGDIEEGTLVFRHGKEISVRIEEVVPFGDRVLLKFVGYDSPEAARTLTGGELWVDKKHAAPLGKDEYYIADLKGCSVFFGDRDCGSVIGVAETGQADLLEIKTPDRGFRYLPLKDEYVGGVDTKAGRIELKVDWILE
- the trmD gene encoding tRNA (guanosine(37)-N1)-methyltransferase TrmD; translated protein: MKVSILTLFPEILEGYFSSSIMAKAVDRGLFSYRLINFREFAFDRHRTCDDAPYGGGAGMVLKPEPVAKALDSVGIAGKRVIYPSPSGRLFRQSMAEEFSREEELVIICGRYEGLDQRIIDRYVDDEVCVGDYVLSSGEVAAMVITDAVYRLREGIISAESLEEESFSDGLLEYPHYTRPEVFEGEKVPEILLSGHHEKIREWRMRQRLAKTLRNRPDLLENRNLDDGEKRLLEELREKQEIREERTHEYH
- the rplS gene encoding 50S ribosomal protein L19, with the protein product MNTINAIEAEQMKENIDEFRIGDTVKVHFKIVEGTTERVQIFEGVVIAKNNSGIRKTFTVRKISYGVGVERVFPLHSPRVERVEVVRRGRVRRAKLYYLRSRVGKAAKVTELIRRKQQKSKAEQA
- a CDS encoding EscU/YscU/HrcU family type III secretion system export apparatus switch protein, with the protein product MKNARQERAVSLKYDPALPAPFVTARAKGFLARRMVEIAEESGIPVISTGQTAEDLFFLEPGEFIPEYLFAVVAEIFAFIYSVQES
- a CDS encoding HD-GYP domain-containing protein, whose translation is MKKIPVDDLKAGMKFDQPVYIDGENILVPAEIRITEKDISRLRKWEIESVQTAGSVIDEEEERKTKEQTIHDLKESRTYKELLQIYLAAIKQINVLFATMKQGRRVTTREFNKVAELLFQTVKRCPTEMTGITIRTDKNHQGLAVSSVNCAILALVTGINLKLDNTKLHSLAVGALLHDIGMLKMPDAILNKTGDLHEAEYKTIYTHTVHSYNVITKELGYPEDIGLIALQHHERWDGKGYPHQISGEQIYILARVVSLVDSFEAMVRDKPYRDSMIGYSAMRQILNDNSRRFDSSIVKVFLKSMGIYPLGSVVILNDGSIGSVVRTHASVPLRPVVRILMDSDGKRYENDDGETIDLLETKTLFIVRAINPRELGNRQENR
- a CDS encoding YraN family protein, with protein sequence MNRSQQGRSGEQEAACYLQNLGHDIVTRNYSARNGEIDLITSLDERLHFVEVKKWILPRENLEFSINRRKIHRIRRTAEDFLAKNSRFRNWEKQFDVVYISETDRCVHYIPQAFEGGAE
- a CDS encoding HEAT repeat domain-containing protein, which codes for MKSKSTVTVLLLVLFALSAVSAQESEQTVPREKTATIEELYLQSGDIMIMREMAFLDDRDMKLMSLNMLEESIKDGSFGTGDPGAHFVLDYLSEEGISRIVRENNRTVNYFPTVRREACRLLGELGGENSKDTLLNVLKTDDDPVVLAEAAYALGTIGIDEEGEVSRAIAFALQNQDQMVPNDNFAHASLLAIQKLIEKNGSTNNNRQVYAAVVQIAQNGNYIRPVKEKAYQVISLMREQN